From Danio rerio strain Tuebingen ecotype United States chromosome 2, GRCz12tu, whole genome shotgun sequence:
GGGCCTTTTAATACAATATTaattaaatgcacatttaaaaatgtgcgAAGAGTATAAAAAATACAAGCATATACAATTGCAAACATACATGGTTATATATAGCATGCAATGTACTTCTTGTGATGTTATGAAATTAGCGAAATGTGTAGCCTATCATGATTTTAGTTAGTCGtatgttataaaaaataacaGCAGAATATCTAGAATAACAAAAAACGACTGATGTAAAaagtatatacatgtatataatacTAAATATTACACAAAAATACCAAATACACGTTTTTATTCTATATTAAGAAGGCTTATCGAGCTGTTTTCACTTTAAGAAGAGAAAGTGAACTTACATTTACGCACCAGCGATAGTAGAACAGGCGAGACTTCAGCACCGCGGCCAGcgcacgtcacacacacacacacacacacacacacacacacacacacacacacacacacacacacacacacacacacacacacacacacacacacacacacacacatacacaaagccAGACGCGCGTCCCGCCCCTCAGCAGACGCGCTGTTGTGCCGCGGATGATCCACACGCGCACTGACCGCTCCGCGATTTAACCGGACAAAACCTCCAGCACACCATGTCGGACTGAATGCACACTCTAAAAATCGATGGATTGGTTTTAAAATCGTTTCCCGGGGAAAATACGGTCTTTTGCGCGGGTCAGGAAGGCGATCTTCCCTTCGCATCACGATGGAGCTCACGATGGAGAACATTGGAAACATGCACGGCGTCGCGTCGCACGGCCAGCCAGGAGACCTGATGAATTCGTCGCACGGGAGACCGCCGTCGGCTTCGCACCGGAATCTGGTCTCCCACGGCCGCTCGGCGATGGTGTCCAGCATGGCTTCGATTCTGGAGGGCGCCGGTGATTACCGGAGCGACCCCGCGCTTTCCGGACACCTGCATCCCGCTATGACCATGTGCGAGTCGGGGATGAGTTTATCGAACACGTACACCACCCTCACACCTCTTCAGCACCTGCCACCGATTTCTACAGTGTCCGATAAGTTTCACCACGCGCACCCGCACCCGCACCATCACGCCGCGCACCAGCGGCTCGCCACCGGGAACGTCAGCGGGAGTTTCACCCTCATGCGGGACGACCGCGGCCTCGCTTCAATGGGAAACCTGTACGGCCACTATCCTAAAGAGATGTCAGGCATGGGTCAGCCGCTGTCCCCGCTGTCCAACGGACTCGGCTCACTGCACAATTCCCAACAAGCGCTATCCGCGTACGGACCCGGTGCGCACATCCCCAATGATAAGATGCTTTCTCCGGGCGGCTTTGAATCACATGCGGCGATGCTTTCCCGAAGCGAGGAGCACCTAGCGCGGAGTTTAGGAGGGCACGGGCATGGGATGATCTCCAATCTGAATGGCATGCACGCTCACGGGCATCTGCACACCCCGGCGAACGGCTCCATGCTGGCCGACAGAGAGAGGCACGGCGGCGGGCCAGGGCAAAGCGGCGGCTCGGGGCAGGTGGAGGAGATCAACACCAAAGAGGTGGCGCAGAGGATCACGGCCGAACTCAAGCGCTACAGCATCCCCCAAGCCATTTTCGCCCAGAGGATCTTGTGTCGCTCGCAGGGAACTCTGTCGGACCTGCTGCGCAACCCGAAGCCCTGGAGTAAACTCAAGTCCGGCCGCGAGACTTTTCGGCGCATGTGGAAGTGGCTGCAGGAGCCCGAGTTCCAGAGGATGTCCGCGTTACGGCTTGCAGGT
This genomic window contains:
- the onecut3b gene encoding hepatocyte nuclear factor 6 isoform X2; translated protein: MELTMENIGNMHGVASHGQPGDLMNSSHGRPPSASHRNLVSHGRSAMVSSMASILEGAGDYRSDPALSGHLHPAMTMCESGMSLSNTYTTLTPLQHLPPISTVSDKFHHAHPHPHHHAAHQRLATGNVSGSFTLMRDDRGLASMGNLYGHYPKEMSGMGQPLSPLSNGLGSLHNSQQALSAYGPGAHIPNDKMLSPGGFESHAAMLSRSEEHLARSLGGHGHGMISNLNGMHAHGHLHTPANGSMLADRERHGGGPGQSGGSGQVEEINTKEVAQRITAELKRYSIPQAIFAQRILCRSQGTLSDLLRNPKPWSKLKSGRETFRRMWKWLQEPEFQRMSALRLAACKRKEQEQHKDRNMVPKKQRLVFTDLQRRTLIAIFKENKRPSKEMQITISQQLGLELSTVSNFFMNARRRCVDRWQDEHASSPGQPGTSANTFSKA
- the onecut3b gene encoding one cut domain family member 2 isoform X1, with translation MELTMENIGNMHGVASHGQPGDLMNSSHGRPPSASHRNLVSHGRSAMVSSMASILEGAGDYRSDPALSGHLHPAMTMCESGMSLSNTYTTLTPLQHLPPISTVSDKFHHAHPHPHHHAAHQRLATGNVSGSFTLMRDDRGLASMGNLYGHYPKEMSGMGQPLSPLSNGLGSLHNSQQALSAYGPGAHIPNDKMLSPGGFESHAAMLSRSEEHLARSLGGHGHGMISNLNGMHAHGHLHTPANGSMLADRERHGGGPGQSGGSGQVEEINTKEVAQRITAELKRYSIPQAIFAQRILCRSQGTLSDLLRNPKPWSKLKSGRETFRRMWKWLQEPEFQRMSALRLAGNVQEKGAGAAQRQKHGAQEAAAGVHRPTAPNTHRHLQGEQTTQQGDADHHLAAAGPGALHRQQLLHERPAPLRGPLAGRARQQPRTARDFSQHLFQGVNAEEDASTHVQHMMIYGAHQNSSD